A section of the Streptomyces sp. Je 1-369 genome encodes:
- a CDS encoding LysR family transcriptional regulator: MDLLQLRYFQAVARYEHISRAAEELHVAQPSLSRTIARLESELGTPLFDRQGRRIRLNQYGVVFLHHVDRALSELDDARRVLSDARDTAFGRVGVASETLLTITHLLGSFRAAYPRADVRLFQSNAEEMDRQLRAREVDFCVASQPLTGTNLEMIELAREEVLLAVPRGHWLDGQESVTIREIATEPFVTTRIGQWQRTLLDRLFASEGLTPMISCEGDEPGASQDMISAGLGIGLIPAISRQAGTDSQVPVAWVHLNAPDCHRVLTLVWSRDTYLSDAAVKFREFTTSRPFMTHRLPDKRRGRGRQP, from the coding sequence ATGGATCTTCTGCAGTTGCGCTACTTCCAGGCAGTCGCCCGTTACGAGCACATCAGCCGTGCCGCGGAGGAGCTGCACGTCGCCCAGCCCTCCCTGAGCCGCACCATCGCGCGCCTGGAGTCCGAGCTCGGCACCCCCCTCTTCGACCGGCAGGGCCGCCGCATCCGGCTGAATCAGTACGGCGTGGTGTTCCTGCACCACGTGGACCGCGCCCTGAGCGAGCTCGACGACGCCCGCCGGGTCCTGAGCGACGCCCGCGACACGGCGTTCGGCCGGGTCGGCGTCGCCTCCGAGACCCTCCTGACGATCACGCACCTCCTCGGCAGCTTCCGGGCCGCCTACCCCCGCGCCGACGTACGCCTCTTCCAGTCCAACGCGGAGGAGATGGACCGCCAGCTGCGCGCCAGGGAGGTCGACTTCTGCGTGGCCTCGCAGCCGCTGACCGGCACGAACCTGGAGATGATCGAGCTGGCCCGCGAGGAGGTGCTGCTCGCCGTCCCGCGCGGGCACTGGCTCGACGGCCAGGAGAGTGTGACGATCCGTGAGATCGCCACCGAGCCGTTCGTGACGACCCGCATCGGCCAGTGGCAACGCACGCTCCTGGACCGCCTGTTCGCGTCCGAGGGCCTGACCCCGATGATCTCCTGCGAGGGCGACGAACCGGGCGCGAGCCAGGACATGATCAGCGCCGGGCTCGGCATCGGCCTCATCCCCGCCATCTCCCGCCAGGCCGGTACGGACTCCCAAGTCCCGGTCGCCTGGGTGCACTTGAACGCACCGGACTGCCATCGGGTGCTCACGCTGGTGTGGAGCCGCGACACGTACCTCTCCGACGCCGCGGTGAAATTCCGGGAGTTCACGACCAGCAGGCCCTTCATGACGCACCGCCTGCCCGACAAGCGCCGCGGCCGCGGACGTCAGCCTTGA
- the cydD gene encoding thiol reductant ABC exporter subunit CydD: MKPVERRLMRDIPVLRRHMTYSSVLALAGAGLIVTQAVLLATALADGFAGHGIRTGTLAALGAVMALRALLTWARGALAQRAAATAKATLRDRITGQLQRTGPLQLADRRHGETATLLTRGLDALDPYVVGYLPTQAAVAVVPLTVVAWVGFTDWTSALIIVITLPLIPVFGALVGMHTAQRTARQWRLLSRLGGHFLDVVAGLPTLRAFGREHHQTKVVHDMADAHRRATMRTLRVAFLSSLVLETVATLSVALVAVPVGLRLLHGDVGLHTALVVLFLAPEAYLPLRAMGAAFHDSAEGISVAERVFAALDEEDTARADADRAPAPDARTAALALDDVTVHYPGRTEPALRNVSLTIGPGEHVALVGPSGAGKSTLLSLLLGFVTPASGRVEAGGTDLAGLDPDDWCAQVAWVPQRPHLIAGTVAENIRLGRPDATDAEMREAARAACADLFVEELPHAYDTVLGEHGAGLSAGQRQRIALARAFLKDAPVLLLDEPTAHLDPESEAAVTRATVALMRGRTAIVVAHRTSLLPHADRIITVRAGTIAQPEPVTANPPSRAHAATPSLVPVAPERLVVS; this comes from the coding sequence ATGAAGCCCGTCGAACGCCGCCTGATGCGGGACATCCCAGTGCTGCGGCGCCACATGACGTACTCCTCGGTACTGGCCCTGGCGGGCGCCGGGCTCATCGTCACCCAGGCCGTCCTGCTCGCGACGGCCCTCGCCGACGGCTTCGCCGGACACGGCATCCGCACCGGCACCCTGGCCGCCCTCGGCGCCGTCATGGCCCTGCGCGCCCTGCTCACCTGGGCCCGCGGCGCGCTCGCCCAGCGCGCCGCGGCCACCGCCAAGGCCACCCTGCGCGACCGGATCACCGGACAGCTCCAGCGGACGGGACCCCTGCAACTCGCCGACCGCCGCCACGGCGAGACGGCCACCCTGCTCACCCGCGGCCTCGACGCCCTCGACCCCTACGTCGTCGGCTACCTGCCCACCCAGGCGGCCGTCGCCGTCGTACCCCTCACCGTGGTCGCCTGGGTCGGCTTCACCGACTGGACCTCGGCACTCATCATCGTCATCACCCTGCCGCTCATCCCCGTCTTCGGCGCACTGGTCGGCATGCACACCGCCCAACGCACCGCCCGCCAATGGCGGTTGCTCTCCCGGCTCGGCGGCCACTTCCTCGACGTGGTGGCCGGACTGCCGACGCTCCGCGCCTTCGGCCGCGAACACCACCAGACCAAGGTCGTGCACGACATGGCGGACGCCCACCGGCGCGCCACCATGCGGACCCTGCGCGTGGCGTTCCTCTCCTCCCTCGTCCTGGAGACGGTCGCCACCCTCTCCGTCGCCCTCGTCGCCGTCCCGGTCGGACTGCGCCTGCTGCACGGCGACGTCGGCCTGCACACCGCCCTCGTCGTCCTCTTCCTCGCCCCCGAGGCGTACCTGCCGCTGCGCGCCATGGGCGCCGCCTTCCACGACAGCGCCGAAGGCATCTCGGTGGCCGAACGGGTCTTCGCCGCCCTCGACGAGGAGGACACGGCCCGGGCCGACGCCGACCGCGCCCCCGCGCCCGACGCCCGCACGGCGGCCCTCGCCCTCGACGACGTCACCGTCCACTACCCGGGCCGCACCGAACCCGCCCTGCGCAACGTCTCCCTGACCATCGGCCCCGGCGAGCACGTCGCCCTGGTCGGCCCGAGCGGCGCGGGCAAGTCCACGCTGCTCTCGCTGCTCCTCGGCTTCGTCACCCCCGCGTCGGGCCGGGTCGAGGCCGGCGGCACCGACCTCGCCGGCCTCGACCCCGACGACTGGTGCGCCCAGGTGGCCTGGGTGCCGCAGCGACCGCACCTGATCGCGGGGACCGTCGCCGAGAACATCCGCCTCGGCCGCCCCGACGCGACCGACGCCGAGATGCGCGAAGCGGCCCGCGCCGCCTGTGCCGACCTCTTCGTCGAGGAGCTGCCCCACGCGTACGACACCGTGCTCGGCGAGCACGGCGCCGGGCTCTCCGCAGGTCAGCGCCAGCGGATCGCACTGGCCCGCGCGTTCCTCAAGGACGCGCCGGTGCTACTGCTCGACGAACCGACGGCACACCTCGACCCGGAGAGCGAGGCCGCCGTCACGCGCGCCACGGTCGCCCTCATGCGCGGCCGCACGGCGATCGTGGTCGCCCACCGCACGAGCCTGCTGCCGCACGCGGACCGGATCATCACGGTACGGGCGGGCACGATCGCCCAGCCCGAACCGGTCACAGCGAACCCGCCGTCCCGCGCACACGCAGCGACCCCCTCCCTCGTACCCGTCGCCCCGGAAAGGCTGGTGGTCTCATGA
- a CDS encoding 2Fe-2S iron-sulfur cluster-binding protein, producing MPKITYVAVDGNQTTIDVPAGTSVMRGAVFNDIDGIVAQCGGNMQCATCHVYVDETTLDKLEPPKEREDEMLDFTACPRKPNSRLSCQLKSSDALDGLIVHTPERQN from the coding sequence ATGCCCAAAATCACGTACGTCGCCGTCGACGGCAACCAGACCACGATCGACGTCCCGGCGGGCACGAGCGTCATGCGCGGCGCGGTCTTCAACGACATCGACGGCATCGTCGCCCAGTGCGGCGGCAACATGCAGTGCGCCACCTGCCACGTGTACGTCGACGAGACCACGCTGGACAAGCTGGAGCCGCCGAAGGAGCGCGAGGACGAGATGCTCGACTTCACGGCGTGCCCGCGCAAGCCGAACAGCCGGCTGAGCTGCCAGCTCAAGTCGAGCGACGCCCTCGACGGCCTGATCGTCCACACCCCGGAACGGCAGAACTGA
- the cydC gene encoding thiol reductant ABC exporter subunit CydC — MTSYVKAAAPGPARGTRPTARLLHHLLPYWRRLLPAALAAAGSELAAAALMATAAWLITRAAEQPPLAAVSVAIVAVRALALGRGALRYIDRLLGHDGVLRAVAGFRARVFAALVPLAPAGTPAFRSGDLLTRLVDDVDAAQDLLLRVMIPATAAFVVAAAATGTVAVLLPGAGLLLGLLLAVAGILVPAAVLVLSRRAGRVEKAARAELAAVTVDLTQGAADLAAYGARGRTHDKARAVTARIATLERHKALTTSLAQAMVLVLQGVATVGVTWLALRAHAAGDLPAVQLTVLAVLALVSFEALAPLPAAARRFVEVRASAQRLADLFDTPAPVADPPTPDPLPTDTPLDVTITDLRVRHVQDSPPALDGASLRLPAGRRVVLIGASGSGKSTLIAALMRFVPYEAGSIRVGGRELSGCTGADARRAITGMTQDAHVFHATIRANLVLAAPGATDAELREAARRARILDWIESLPEGWETVLGGDGATVSGGQRRRLLLARALLADPPVLVLDEPTEGLDPDTASEVLADILDATRGRTTLLVTHERAGLAGADEIVTLDRGRIRPATAEDLDSATDGLAALAL; from the coding sequence ATGACCTCGTACGTCAAGGCCGCCGCCCCCGGACCCGCCCGGGGAACACGCCCCACCGCCCGCCTCCTCCACCACCTCCTGCCGTACTGGCGCAGGCTGTTGCCCGCCGCTCTCGCCGCGGCCGGCAGCGAACTCGCCGCCGCCGCACTGATGGCCACTGCGGCCTGGCTCATCACCCGCGCCGCCGAACAGCCGCCCCTCGCCGCGGTCAGTGTCGCGATCGTCGCCGTACGGGCCCTTGCCCTCGGCCGCGGCGCGCTCCGCTACATCGACCGGCTCCTCGGCCACGACGGCGTGCTGCGCGCCGTCGCGGGCTTCCGCGCCCGGGTGTTCGCGGCACTGGTGCCGCTCGCACCCGCAGGCACCCCCGCCTTCCGCAGCGGCGACCTCCTGACCCGACTCGTCGACGACGTCGACGCCGCGCAGGACCTGCTGCTGCGTGTCATGATCCCGGCCACCGCGGCGTTCGTGGTCGCCGCGGCCGCCACCGGCACGGTCGCGGTCCTGCTGCCGGGAGCCGGGCTGCTGCTCGGTCTGCTGCTAGCCGTGGCGGGCATCCTCGTGCCCGCCGCGGTGCTCGTCCTCTCCCGCCGCGCGGGCCGCGTCGAGAAGGCGGCGCGCGCCGAACTCGCCGCCGTCACCGTCGACCTGACCCAGGGCGCCGCCGACCTCGCCGCGTACGGCGCCCGCGGCCGCACCCACGACAAGGCCCGCGCCGTCACCGCACGCATCGCCACGCTCGAGCGCCACAAGGCGCTGACCACGTCGCTCGCCCAGGCCATGGTGCTCGTGCTGCAAGGCGTGGCGACGGTCGGCGTCACCTGGCTCGCGCTGCGCGCCCACGCGGCGGGCGACCTGCCCGCCGTGCAGCTCACCGTCCTCGCCGTCCTCGCGCTCGTCTCCTTCGAGGCGCTCGCGCCGCTGCCCGCCGCCGCCCGCCGCTTCGTCGAGGTCCGGGCCTCCGCGCAGCGCCTCGCCGACCTCTTCGACACCCCGGCGCCCGTCGCCGACCCACCGACCCCGGACCCGCTGCCCACCGACACACCACTCGACGTGACCATCACCGACCTGCGGGTCCGCCACGTCCAGGACAGCCCCCCGGCCCTGGACGGCGCGAGCCTGCGGCTGCCGGCCGGCCGTCGAGTGGTGCTCATCGGGGCCAGCGGGTCCGGTAAATCCACCCTGATCGCGGCGCTCATGCGATTCGTGCCGTACGAAGCGGGCAGCATCCGCGTCGGCGGGCGCGAGCTCAGCGGCTGCACGGGCGCCGACGCCCGCCGCGCCATCACCGGCATGACGCAGGACGCGCACGTCTTCCACGCCACGATCCGCGCCAACCTCGTCCTCGCGGCCCCCGGCGCCACCGACGCCGAACTGCGCGAAGCGGCCCGCAGGGCGAGGATCCTGGACTGGATCGAATCGCTCCCGGAGGGCTGGGAGACCGTGCTCGGCGGAGACGGCGCCACCGTCTCGGGCGGCCAGCGCCGACGCCTGCTGCTCGCCCGCGCGCTCCTCGCCGACCCGCCCGTCCTCGTCCTCGACGAACCCACCGAAGGCCTGGACCCGGACACCGCGTCCGAGGTGCTCGCCGACATCCTCGACGCCACCCGCGGCCGCACCACGCTCCTGGTCACGCACGAGCGCGCGGGCCTCGCCGGAGCCGACGAGATCGTGACCCTGGACCGGGGCCGGATCCGTCCCGCCACCGCGGAGGACCTGGACTCCGCGACGGACGGCCTGGCCGCCCTGGCGCTCTGA
- a CDS encoding cytochrome ubiquinol oxidase subunit I — MSAADLARLQFAATTGIHWLFVILTMGLVPIVAIMHTRAAFTRDPARRAVRERMTRFWGQLYVINYAVGIVTGLVMEFQFGLSWSGLSKFAGNVFGAPLALETLIAFFAESTFLGMWIFGWGRLRRGVHVTLIWLVALTAYASGYWILIANGFMQHPVGYEVRDGAAYLTDFGALLTNSSALMALFHLSLGALTTGGVFIAGVSAYHFLRGTKETELFRPSLKLGLWISTVASFFVVIVGEMQRPIIERTQPMKDAVLENSGVAELQAQLVKEHGPGNYVPWQDTMRISMDVMTLIGNTVSTITFIALILLWKDRLMRWRWASWILVATIPFPFIASVGGWIVREVGRQPWIVYGELTVEDALSHVGKTSLLLSCILFIAIFVALAVTNWTLITKFALRGPDATQLGVSEPLPDDVPEGPGGSADEKQPVPAL, encoded by the coding sequence ATGAGCGCTGCGGATCTGGCCCGACTCCAGTTCGCGGCCACGACCGGCATCCACTGGCTGTTCGTGATCCTCACCATGGGGCTCGTCCCCATCGTCGCGATCATGCACACCCGGGCCGCGTTCACCCGTGATCCCGCCAGAAGAGCAGTCCGGGAGCGCATGACCCGCTTCTGGGGTCAGCTCTACGTCATCAACTACGCGGTCGGCATCGTCACCGGCCTCGTCATGGAGTTCCAGTTCGGGCTCAGCTGGAGCGGCCTCAGCAAGTTCGCGGGCAACGTCTTCGGCGCCCCGCTGGCCCTCGAAACCCTCATCGCCTTCTTCGCCGAGTCCACCTTCCTCGGCATGTGGATCTTCGGCTGGGGCCGACTGCGCAGGGGCGTGCACGTCACGCTCATCTGGCTGGTCGCCCTGACCGCGTACGCCTCCGGGTACTGGATCCTGATCGCCAACGGCTTCATGCAGCACCCCGTCGGCTACGAAGTGCGCGACGGCGCCGCCTACCTGACCGACTTCGGGGCGCTGCTCACCAACTCCAGCGCCCTCATGGCCCTCTTCCACCTCTCGCTGGGAGCCCTGACGACGGGCGGCGTCTTCATCGCCGGCGTCAGCGCGTACCACTTCCTGCGCGGCACCAAGGAGACCGAGCTCTTCCGCCCCTCCCTGAAGCTCGGACTCTGGATCTCGACGGTCGCCTCGTTCTTCGTCGTCATCGTCGGCGAGATGCAGCGCCCCATCATCGAGCGCACGCAGCCCATGAAGGACGCGGTCCTGGAGAACAGCGGCGTCGCCGAACTACAGGCGCAGCTCGTCAAGGAACACGGGCCGGGCAACTACGTGCCCTGGCAGGACACCATGCGGATCTCGATGGACGTCATGACGCTCATCGGCAACACCGTGTCCACCATCACCTTCATCGCCCTCATCCTTCTCTGGAAGGACCGGCTGATGCGCTGGCGCTGGGCCTCCTGGATCCTCGTCGCGACCATCCCCTTCCCGTTCATCGCCTCCGTGGGCGGCTGGATCGTCCGCGAGGTCGGACGCCAACCGTGGATCGTGTACGGCGAGTTGACGGTAGAGGACGCGCTCTCCCACGTCGGGAAGACGTCACTGCTGTTGTCCTGCATCCTCTTCATCGCCATCTTCGTCGCCCTCGCGGTGACGAACTGGACGCTGATCACCAAGTTCGCCCTCCGCGGCCCCGACGCCACCCAGCTCGGCGTCAGCGAGCCGCTCCCGGACGACGTGCCCGAAGGGCCGGGAGGCAGCGCCGACGAGAAGCAGCCGGTGCCCGCACTCTGA
- the cydB gene encoding cytochrome d ubiquinol oxidase subunit II: MSLETVWLALLGLLLAGYFVLGGYDYGAQMLHPFLGRDGQEEKRTSGNAALDAIAPFFLGNEVWLVAFAGVLFGAFPHLEGTLLSGMYPLIVAILAGLVLGNAAVQLRRRSHSARGRRTWDALIVFGGAVPALCWGLVVGLLLHGVPRRADGSFHIGFGEVFSPFVLACGVTTTLLFAAHGATFVALRSGPELADRARKTASSLLVGVAAVGALALLLTVFGAGASMTNRTTSWIIAALIVAALGAAWWYLGRGHNVLAFAATCCATALPVLLLGAGHYPYLLITEAGAGLDIDHAITDDATLKILSGFGVLVIPTILAYQFWSWWAFRGRTGQRHPSYF, encoded by the coding sequence ATGAGTCTGGAGACCGTCTGGCTGGCCCTCCTCGGCCTGCTACTCGCCGGGTACTTTGTACTCGGCGGCTACGACTACGGCGCACAGATGCTGCACCCCTTCCTCGGCCGCGACGGTCAGGAGGAGAAACGCACCAGCGGAAACGCCGCCCTCGACGCCATCGCGCCGTTCTTCCTGGGCAACGAGGTCTGGCTGGTCGCCTTCGCCGGCGTGCTGTTCGGCGCCTTCCCGCACCTCGAAGGCACCCTCCTGTCGGGCATGTACCCCCTGATCGTCGCGATCCTCGCCGGACTGGTCCTCGGCAACGCCGCGGTCCAGCTGCGCCGCCGCTCCCACAGCGCCCGCGGCCGCCGGACGTGGGACGCCCTGATCGTGTTCGGCGGCGCCGTCCCCGCCCTGTGCTGGGGACTCGTCGTGGGGCTGCTGCTCCACGGGGTGCCCCGCCGCGCCGACGGCAGCTTCCACATCGGGTTCGGCGAGGTGTTCTCACCGTTCGTCCTGGCCTGCGGCGTCACCACCACGCTGCTCTTCGCGGCACACGGCGCGACCTTCGTCGCCCTGCGCTCCGGGCCCGAACTCGCGGACAGGGCGCGGAAGACGGCGTCCAGCCTGCTCGTCGGCGTAGCCGCCGTCGGAGCCCTCGCGCTGCTCCTCACGGTCTTCGGCGCGGGCGCCTCCATGACGAACCGCACGACGTCATGGATCATCGCCGCACTGATCGTCGCGGCACTCGGCGCCGCCTGGTGGTACCTCGGCCGCGGCCACAACGTCCTCGCGTTCGCCGCCACCTGCTGCGCCACCGCGCTCCCGGTGCTGCTCCTCGGGGCAGGGCACTACCCGTACCTCCTGATCACCGAGGCCGGCGCGGGACTGGACATCGACCACGCCATCACGGACGACGCCACGCTGAAGATCCTCAGCGGCTTCGGGGTCCTGGTGATCCCGACGATCCTCGCCTACCAGTTCTGGAGCTGGTGGGCCTTCCGGGGGCGGACGGGACAGCGTCACCCCAGCTACTTCTGA
- a CDS encoding TIGR03842 family LLM class F420-dependent oxidoreductase codes for MDFGLVLQTDPPASEVVGLMRRAERNGFRYGWTFDSSVLWQEPFVIYSRILEHTTRLTIGPMVTNPGTRTWEVTASTFATLNDMYGNRTVCGIGRGDSAMRVAGRRPNTLARLGEAIDVIRDLAEGREADIGGQTLRLPWVTDGRLPVWMAAYGPKALALAGQKADGFILQLADPYLTQWMIKAVRDAAADAGRDPADVKICVAAPAYVGDDLAHAREQCRWFGGMVGNHVADLVAKYGERSSMVPEALTAYIKAREGYDYSHHGRTGNPDTAFVPDEIVDRFCLLGPVESHLERLRELRELGVDQFAVYAMHDAREEVIDAYGSSVIPEFS; via the coding sequence ATGGACTTTGGACTCGTACTGCAGACCGACCCGCCCGCCTCCGAGGTCGTCGGCCTCATGCGGCGCGCGGAGCGCAACGGCTTCCGCTACGGCTGGACCTTCGACTCGTCCGTGCTGTGGCAGGAGCCGTTCGTCATCTACAGCCGCATCCTCGAACACACCACACGGCTGACCATCGGCCCCATGGTCACCAACCCGGGCACCCGGACCTGGGAGGTCACCGCGTCGACCTTCGCGACACTCAACGACATGTACGGCAACCGCACCGTCTGCGGCATCGGACGCGGCGACTCCGCGATGCGCGTCGCGGGACGCAGGCCCAACACCCTGGCGCGGCTCGGCGAGGCCATCGACGTCATCCGTGACCTCGCCGAGGGGCGCGAGGCGGACATCGGCGGGCAGACGCTGCGGCTGCCGTGGGTCACGGACGGCAGGCTGCCGGTGTGGATGGCGGCGTACGGCCCGAAGGCGCTCGCGCTCGCCGGGCAGAAGGCCGACGGCTTCATCCTCCAACTCGCCGACCCGTACCTGACGCAGTGGATGATCAAAGCCGTGCGGGACGCGGCCGCCGACGCGGGACGCGACCCCGCGGACGTCAAGATCTGCGTGGCCGCGCCCGCCTACGTCGGCGACGACCTCGCGCACGCCCGCGAACAGTGCCGCTGGTTCGGCGGCATGGTCGGCAACCACGTCGCCGACCTGGTCGCCAAGTACGGCGAGCGCTCGTCGATGGTGCCCGAGGCCCTCACGGCGTACATCAAGGCACGCGAGGGGTACGACTACAGCCACCACGGCCGCACCGGGAACCCCGACACCGCCTTCGTGCCCGACGAGATCGTCGACCGGTTCTGTCTGCTCGGACCCGTCGAGTCGCACCTCGAACGGCTGCGTGAACTACGGGAGTTGGGCGTCGACCAGTTCGCGGTGTACGCGATGCACGACGCACGCGAGGAGGTCATCGACGCGTACGGCTCCTCGGTGATCCCGGAGTTCTCCTGA
- a CDS encoding NAD(P)/FAD-dependent oxidoreductase — MTDRTQPDSVVVVGAGQGGYQTAASLREHGYQGPITLISAEDALPYERPPLSKAYLKGEADEAMLWLRPATYYVRQSIDLVSGTVTDIDPAARSVRLADGSAYDYGHLVLATGATPRTLDVPGKELRGVHTLRTAQDAVALQASLAGARRAVVVGAGFIGLEFAAVAREAGVEVTVVEALDRPLARVVSAPTAEHFTWLHRSNGTELLFGRGVKALHGDGRSNVTAVELADGSRLPADLVLIGVGVTPRTELAAAAGLPVNGGITVDAQLRTADPHISAIGDCAAFPQVRSGNRLRLESVQNAVGHAQAVARRLAGSPRAYDELPWFWSDQFSTTVQIAGFNEGHETEVVLGTDPDAFSVLLFRGDDLQAVESVNRPTDHLAARRLLTQGTDLTPQQATAPGFSLREYLRSLAGRGTEAPVAL; from the coding sequence ATGACGGACCGCACACAGCCCGACTCGGTCGTCGTGGTGGGGGCGGGTCAGGGCGGGTACCAGACCGCGGCGTCCCTGCGGGAGCACGGCTACCAGGGGCCCATCACGCTCATCAGCGCGGAGGACGCGCTCCCCTACGAGCGTCCGCCGCTGTCCAAGGCGTACCTCAAGGGCGAGGCGGACGAGGCCATGCTGTGGCTGCGACCCGCGACGTACTACGTGCGCCAGTCGATCGACCTGGTCTCCGGCACCGTCACGGACATCGACCCGGCCGCCCGCTCGGTGCGGCTGGCCGACGGTTCCGCTTACGACTACGGGCACCTCGTTCTCGCCACCGGCGCCACGCCTCGCACGCTCGACGTGCCGGGCAAGGAGCTGCGCGGCGTGCACACCCTGCGCACCGCGCAGGACGCCGTCGCCCTGCAGGCGTCGCTGGCCGGGGCGCGGCGCGCGGTGGTGGTGGGGGCCGGCTTCATCGGGCTCGAATTCGCCGCCGTGGCGCGGGAGGCGGGCGTCGAGGTGACGGTCGTCGAGGCGCTCGACCGCCCGCTCGCCCGGGTCGTGTCGGCGCCGACCGCGGAGCACTTCACGTGGCTGCACCGGAGCAACGGCACGGAGCTGCTGTTCGGTCGGGGCGTCAAGGCCCTGCACGGCGACGGCCGTTCGAACGTGACGGCCGTGGAGCTGGCCGACGGCAGCAGGCTCCCCGCCGACCTGGTCCTGATCGGCGTCGGCGTCACCCCGCGCACGGAACTCGCCGCGGCGGCCGGCCTGCCGGTGAACGGCGGCATCACCGTCGACGCGCAGCTGCGGACCGCCGATCCGCACATCTCGGCGATCGGCGACTGCGCGGCGTTCCCGCAGGTGCGCTCCGGAAACCGGCTGCGGCTCGAATCCGTGCAGAATGCCGTCGGACACGCGCAGGCGGTCGCCCGACGGCTCGCGGGGTCACCTCGCGCGTACGACGAACTGCCCTGGTTCTGGAGTGATCAATTCTCCACGACCGTGCAGATCGCGGGATTCAACGAGGGCCACGAGACCGAGGTGGTCCTCGGCACCGACCCGGACGCCTTCTCCGTGCTCCTTTTCCGCGGAGATGATCTGCAGGCGGTCGAGTCCGTCAACCGGCCTACCGATCACCTCGCGGCACGCCGCCTCCTGACGCAGGGCACGGATCTGACGCCCCAGCAGGCCACGGCGCCGGGATTCAGCCTCAGGGAGTACCTCCGAAGCCTCGCCGGGCGCGGGACGGAGGCGCCGGTGGCTCTGTGA